A stretch of the Candidatus Krumholzibacteriota bacterium genome encodes the following:
- a CDS encoding anti-sigma factor antagonist (This anti-anti-sigma factor, or anti-sigma factor antagonist, belongs to a family that includes characterized members SpoIIAA, RsbV, RsfA, and RsfB.) — MKEDRLTGKEIFRLDIPAEENNLGEVRDFIADICARAGFSKRETNNTKLAMDEACTNIIKHAYKDRAGNIKIEVEAEPGSLEITVFDRGKAFEWSKIKDPDLERYVEIGKKGGLGVYLMNRLMDGLDYKSSENGNSLFMTKRSAHAVSPASQRLFHSVKPKWTSTLRFKFAMRATFGLLGLVIFLWTILFINQSREIEDQRAQAWVNMGSFAKTLESKSENAMVIDDLFHPEYREINDFIQDRIISIPSVQYVRIVNNDGIVVASSSLEEFQEKFDLTPDMEGLPVEGRWMRSESAGSEDVEEFYYPVTIHETENDKIVKLGFVIMGVSRAIINSEIYDPRPRTTMVLFGIFAIGLALIYLLISVLVKPIQALTDGVRAIGEGAMNEGIHIDGPDEIGAIAEAFNEITAKFREAQESVVEQERMQKEMQVAQEIQHSLLPGKVPEIKGYDIASLYRAAKEVGGDYYDFVKVGEDSLGVVVADVSGKGVPGSLVMTMIRTALRMEARGNYSAAEVMSRMNAFVTEDMKKGMFVTIFYVILDSKNRIISYASAGHNPMILFRAETDETFFLNPRGFPVGISLPDDTLFRRSIDVEKIKLKKDDMLVIYTDGVTEAMNENREQYGEDRLIRLIKSNGRSSPDDFIERLNEDIRVFTGEYPQNDDITVVAVKEKMMADDVLMGIRKQLLDLVDIEGLTVAEACSRMKVSPSTYYRYRKRLAELGERGLQNKTLRKEHEINRVSIEQRKEMLDIVRNNPNFGAKRIADEFNIGKPQKIWLNSSLVYDELKRMRLNTYEKRLEYLRRNRVISEEEYQERLASPAARAGQARKSYDEAAVVETFEPVEPGGDAEPATFEEVSPLGDEETTVSMMAGTPKDRSGKDLSVSESGNKDRVDVERILTDNIPESEEDAVVSISAEAAGDDIAVIRVTGHLDSSSATDLENILESIYEEGVTKIIVNLEKVSYISSGGWGIFTGRVKTLREGKGDVVLTSMSPEVFDIYELLGFQDIIMHFQTVGEAVGFISLPFEKRQKDLEEITNRRKEEMTLEERVTVSSGGGSSELESSPWTPLAIEAGTVGQNGEITVLNLAGVIDTVSCMRLRDVLEELLKKGPAKFVIDMSKVEYVSSAGWGVFASRIDEMRSRGGDIKIFGMDPEVDSIFHLLGFDVIIRSFSIFSEAIDDFSEDEKSSSIESAASSAGNAHEQPAENGTGKDRSVLLADLTLNVSRLVADEARSVILTINGAVDAATTELFERYLEESLLDDPLYMVIDMSGLIYMSSAGWGTIIKYMQKLGSGSGKLVLSGMSSTIFKIFQDLGFEPLIPYYMTSEQALESLSAPSVLEHQKNLLTNGAGESDKGDPLQRESIKDAGSENETEGSSEGYSRQDAVEQAVPRVGRTQLEPILPKIEDDLPEIEPVLDLGRVEGEKETDDKKIRDLGWSVYGERLKKHNRKKSKKADK; from the coding sequence TTGAAGGAAGACCGGCTTACTGGTAAGGAGATATTCCGTCTTGATATTCCCGCCGAAGAGAACAATCTCGGTGAGGTAAGGGATTTCATCGCCGATATCTGCGCCCGCGCCGGTTTCTCGAAGCGAGAGACGAACAATACAAAACTCGCGATGGATGAGGCATGTACCAACATAATAAAACACGCCTATAAAGACCGCGCGGGTAATATTAAGATAGAAGTCGAAGCTGAACCAGGCAGCCTTGAAATAACCGTCTTTGATCGGGGCAAGGCGTTTGAGTGGTCGAAGATAAAGGATCCCGATCTTGAAAGATACGTTGAGATAGGTAAAAAGGGCGGTCTGGGCGTATACCTGATGAACCGTCTCATGGACGGACTCGACTATAAATCCTCGGAAAACGGAAACAGCCTTTTTATGACGAAAAGGTCTGCTCACGCGGTTTCTCCCGCAAGTCAACGCCTCTTCCATTCAGTCAAGCCAAAATGGACTTCGACACTGAGGTTCAAATTCGCTATGAGAGCGACTTTCGGCCTGCTCGGCCTTGTTATCTTCCTTTGGACGATACTCTTTATCAACCAGAGCCGCGAGATCGAGGATCAAAGAGCGCAGGCATGGGTGAATATGGGCAGTTTCGCCAAGACACTGGAGTCGAAGAGTGAAAACGCGATGGTCATAGATGATCTTTTTCATCCGGAATACAGGGAGATCAACGATTTTATCCAGGACAGAATAATCAGTATTCCATCGGTACAGTACGTCAGAATCGTTAATAATGACGGCATAGTAGTCGCGTCGAGCAGCCTCGAGGAATTTCAGGAGAAATTCGATCTGACGCCTGATATGGAAGGATTGCCCGTGGAAGGCCGATGGATGAGGAGCGAGAGTGCAGGATCTGAAGACGTGGAAGAGTTTTATTATCCGGTGACTATTCATGAGACGGAGAATGACAAAATAGTCAAGCTTGGGTTCGTTATCATGGGAGTGTCCAGAGCAATCATCAACAGCGAGATATATGATCCAAGACCACGTACCACCATGGTGCTTTTCGGGATATTCGCCATCGGCCTCGCGCTGATATACCTGTTGATATCAGTTCTCGTAAAACCGATACAGGCGCTTACCGACGGGGTCAGAGCGATCGGTGAGGGCGCGATGAATGAAGGCATCCACATCGACGGACCGGATGAAATAGGAGCGATAGCAGAGGCGTTTAACGAGATAACGGCAAAATTCAGAGAGGCGCAGGAAAGTGTCGTCGAACAGGAACGTATGCAGAAGGAAATGCAGGTCGCCCAGGAGATCCAGCATTCTCTCCTTCCAGGCAAGGTTCCCGAGATCAAGGGTTACGATATCGCTAGCCTCTACAGGGCGGCTAAGGAGGTAGGGGGCGATTATTATGATTTCGTAAAAGTGGGTGAAGATTCACTCGGAGTAGTCGTTGCCGATGTCTCCGGAAAAGGTGTCCCGGGATCTCTTGTCATGACGATGATCAGGACAGCCCTGAGAATGGAAGCACGTGGAAATTACTCGGCTGCCGAAGTTATGTCGAGGATGAATGCTTTCGTGACTGAAGATATGAAAAAGGGTATGTTTGTCACGATTTTTTACGTGATCCTTGATTCCAAGAACAGGATAATAAGTTATGCCAGTGCCGGGCATAACCCGATGATCCTCTTCAGGGCCGAGACCGATGAGACTTTCTTTCTGAATCCACGCGGGTTTCCGGTGGGGATCAGTCTTCCTGATGATACTCTTTTCAGGCGGTCGATCGATGTCGAGAAGATCAAGCTCAAGAAAGACGATATGCTTGTCATCTACACCGACGGAGTCACCGAAGCGATGAACGAGAACAGGGAACAGTATGGAGAGGACAGGCTGATCAGGCTCATAAAATCGAATGGCAGGTCGTCACCGGATGATTTCATAGAGCGCCTTAACGAGGATATCAGAGTATTTACCGGAGAATATCCACAGAACGATGATATTACCGTCGTCGCGGTCAAGGAAAAGATGATGGCAGATGACGTGCTGATGGGTATCCGGAAACAACTTCTTGATCTGGTAGATATCGAGGGTTTGACGGTAGCCGAAGCGTGTTCGAGAATGAAAGTCTCACCTTCGACTTATTACAGATACAGGAAACGCCTTGCTGAACTGGGAGAGCGCGGCCTGCAGAACAAGACTTTGCGAAAAGAACATGAGATAAATCGCGTCAGCATCGAACAGCGCAAGGAGATGCTGGATATAGTCAGAAATAATCCGAATTTTGGAGCGAAAAGGATAGCCGATGAATTCAACATCGGAAAGCCCCAAAAAATCTGGTTGAACTCGTCGCTTGTTTATGACGAGTTGAAAAGAATGCGGCTCAATACTTATGAAAAACGGCTCGAATACCTGAGGCGAAACAGAGTGATATCAGAAGAAGAGTACCAGGAAAGACTTGCTTCTCCGGCAGCAAGAGCCGGGCAGGCCAGGAAATCTTATGATGAAGCTGCTGTCGTCGAGACATTCGAACCTGTGGAACCCGGCGGGGACGCAGAACCGGCCACTTTCGAAGAAGTATCCCCGCTAGGCGATGAAGAAACAACCGTCAGCATGATGGCAGGGACGCCGAAAGACAGATCCGGCAAGGATCTTTCAGTCAGTGAAAGCGGTAATAAGGACCGGGTCGATGTTGAAAGGATACTGACCGATAATATACCGGAAAGCGAAGAGGACGCGGTTGTCAGTATAAGCGCCGAAGCGGCGGGAGATGATATTGCTGTAATCAGAGTGACGGGGCATCTGGATTCTTCTTCTGCCACTGATCTTGAGAATATCCTGGAGAGCATCTATGAGGAGGGCGTAACCAAGATAATCGTCAACCTTGAGAAAGTCTCATATATCAGCAGTGGGGGATGGGGGATATTTACTGGAAGAGTGAAAACACTGAGAGAAGGAAAGGGTGATGTAGTGCTGACAAGCATGTCACCCGAGGTCTTCGATATATACGAACTTCTCGGATTTCAGGATATAATAATGCATTTCCAGACTGTCGGAGAAGCTGTCGGTTTTATCTCCCTTCCTTTCGAAAAAAGGCAGAAGGATCTTGAGGAGATCACGAACAGGCGTAAAGAAGAAATGACCCTTGAGGAGAGAGTAACCGTATCCTCCGGCGGCGGGTCATCGGAACTTGAAAGCTCACCATGGACACCACTCGCTATAGAGGCCGGTACTGTAGGGCAGAATGGCGAAATAACTGTTCTAAACCTTGCAGGAGTCATAGATACGGTCAGTTGCATGAGGCTCAGAGATGTGCTTGAGGAACTTCTCAAAAAAGGTCCAGCGAAGTTCGTAATCGATATGTCGAAGGTGGAATACGTGAGCAGTGCCGGATGGGGTGTGTTCGCGTCGAGGATAGATGAGATGAGAAGCAGGGGCGGAGATATCAAGATCTTCGGTATGGACCCTGAAGTCGACAGTATTTTCCACCTTCTGGGGTTTGACGTGATCATAAGATCGTTCAGCATCTTCTCCGAGGCGATAGATGATTTTAGCGAGGATGAGAAAAGCAGTTCCATCGAGTCAGCGGCCTCTTCAGCCGGCAATGCGCATGAACAGCCAGCTGAAAATGGAACCGGAAAAGACAGGTCAGTCCTCCTGGCCGATCTTACGTTGAATGTTTCGCGCCTGGTGGCTGATGAAGCCAGATCCGTGATCCTGACGATCAATGGAGCGGTCGACGCGGCCACGACCGAGCTGTTTGAGCGTTATCTCGAGGAATCGTTGCTTGACGATCCCCTTTACATGGTCATCGATATGTCAGGTCTGATATATATGAGCAGCGCCGGATGGGGTACGATCATAAAATATATGCAGAAACTTGGATCAGGATCCGGTAAACTCGTCCTCTCCGGGATGAGCAGTACGATTTTCAAGATATTCCAGGATCTCGGATTCGAACCTCTGATCCCCTATTACATGACTTCCGAACAGGCTCTTGAATCATTAAGCGCTCCATCTGTACTGGAACATCAGAAAAATTTGCTAACCAATGGTGCAGGGGAGTCAGATAAGGGAGATCCGCTCCAGCGGGAATCAATCAAGGATGCCGGTTCCGAGAATGAGACCGAAGGATCATCTGAAGGCTACAGCAGACAGGACGCGGTGGAACAGGCCGTTCCAAGAGTCGGACGAACACAACTTGAACCGATCCTTCCGAAAATTGAAGATGATCTTCCGGAGATAGAACCGGTCCTGGACCTGGGACGGGTGGAGGGGGAAAAAGAGACGGATGACAAAAAGATAAGGGATCTTGGATGGTCGGTTTATGGAGAAAGACTAAAGAAACATAACAGAAAAAAGAGCAAAAAGGCTGATAAATGA
- a CDS encoding PorV/PorQ family protein, giving the protein MKKRFKILLLSFFLIYPSGLMGQDGEGGTRSIFTLGAGSRAIAMGGAFAAIGDDPSVLFYNPAALKLNPYPAVLVNHIQLFSGFSDATYDFIGLVYPTMTVGSFGVGFMTAGTGGIRQFDSYSVEYDEISYRESQAILSYAFDLPWEYAGKITVGSSVKILNQRIGDFSDTGTGMDLGILYRHDFLRGLIIGCNLQDIIGAETKLVAVTEKVDRTLAFGAGYSYLFKSGSSLTLSAQVDIPERADKDIRFGAEYGYKKIVFFRAGFDSESITAGVGFGWGRYEGDYGYFSREEAGSSHPFSVVARLGKSVEEKYRLEKERKRAEEEAYISEVFAARVSAHIDTARAHISDGKREMALDELKIALEYDPGNKDAESMLDALKQEILDIQSERTRNAEKSLLINQHFGLGLKYYSNNEYILARAEWLTLLELDPANIQAGEYLERTEEKLADQVRQHIDKALSYEKEGGLSDALNEWNIVRMIDPENEEALAGAERVNRLMEQIDIDYKAKSLRLETIDHFENALKAFSEGRYEEAADLLRRVIGQQPDHQEAKNLLMRINRKMTPLTSEQKEMIRQYYIEGMKHFTLGDFSASIEAWQKILEIDPDNESVQKNIEEAQQRLKKLGSSEED; this is encoded by the coding sequence ATGAAAAAGAGATTTAAAATATTGCTTCTGTCATTTTTCCTGATCTATCCGTCAGGTCTCATGGGCCAGGATGGAGAAGGAGGGACCCGTTCGATATTTACTCTTGGAGCCGGGTCGCGGGCGATCGCGATGGGAGGGGCTTTCGCGGCGATCGGAGACGATCCATCAGTGCTTTTCTATAATCCCGCCGCGTTGAAACTGAATCCATATCCAGCAGTTCTGGTCAACCATATACAACTGTTTTCCGGGTTCAGCGACGCGACATATGATTTCATCGGGCTGGTATATCCGACAATGACGGTCGGATCGTTCGGCGTTGGATTTATGACGGCCGGGACCGGAGGGATCAGGCAGTTCGACAGTTACAGTGTCGAATATGACGAGATATCGTACAGGGAGAGCCAGGCAATATTGTCTTACGCGTTCGATCTTCCATGGGAGTACGCGGGAAAGATCACCGTTGGATCATCCGTAAAAATCCTTAACCAGCGTATCGGCGATTTTTCAGATACCGGGACGGGGATGGATCTGGGCATCCTGTACAGGCATGATTTTTTGCGCGGGCTGATCATAGGATGCAACCTTCAGGATATTATCGGAGCGGAGACAAAACTTGTCGCTGTCACCGAGAAAGTCGACAGGACTCTCGCTTTTGGAGCCGGCTATTCCTACCTTTTCAAAAGTGGTTCATCGCTGACCCTCTCGGCACAGGTCGATATACCCGAGCGCGCGGATAAAGACATAAGATTCGGAGCTGAGTACGGGTATAAAAAAATAGTCTTTTTCAGGGCAGGGTTTGATTCCGAATCGATAACCGCTGGAGTCGGATTCGGATGGGGACGGTATGAAGGTGACTACGGGTATTTCTCCCGCGAAGAAGCGGGATCTTCCCATCCGTTCTCGGTGGTCGCCAGGCTCGGGAAATCAGTTGAAGAAAAATACAGGCTTGAGAAGGAGAGGAAAAGAGCGGAGGAGGAAGCTTATATCAGTGAAGTATTTGCCGCAAGAGTATCAGCTCACATAGATACGGCACGCGCACATATAAGCGATGGGAAGCGGGAGATGGCTCTCGATGAACTCAAAATTGCCCTGGAATATGATCCTGGAAATAAGGATGCGGAGTCGATGCTTGATGCTCTGAAACAGGAGATACTCGACATCCAGTCGGAAAGGACCAGGAACGCCGAAAAATCACTTCTTATAAACCAGCATTTCGGGCTTGGATTGAAATATTACAGTAATAATGAATATATTCTGGCCAGGGCTGAGTGGCTGACTCTTCTGGAACTTGATCCCGCGAATATTCAGGCCGGAGAATATCTTGAGCGAACGGAGGAAAAGCTTGCCGACCAGGTAAGACAACATATTGACAAGGCCCTCTCATACGAAAAAGAAGGCGGGCTTTCCGACGCGCTCAATGAATGGAATATAGTAAGAATGATAGACCCGGAGAATGAAGAGGCCCTGGCAGGGGCCGAAAGGGTCAACAGGTTGATGGAACAGATAGATATCGATTACAAGGCCAAGAGCCTCAGGTTGGAGACGATCGATCATTTTGAAAACGCGCTGAAAGCTTTCAGCGAGGGAAGATATGAAGAAGCTGCCGATCTGTTGAGAAGAGTGATAGGACAGCAGCCGGATCATCAGGAAGCAAAGAATCTTCTTATGAGGATAAACAGGAAGATGACCCCGCTGACAAGTGAACAGAAAGAAATGATCCGACAGTATTATATAGAGGGAATGAAGCATTTTACCCTGGGAGATTTTTCAGCCTCCATTGAAGCCTGGCAGAAGATACTTGAAATAGATCCGGATAATGAGAGCGTACAAAAGAATATCGAAGAAGCTCAGCAGCGGTTGAAGAAGCTGGGATCGTCGGAGGAAGATTAA
- a CDS encoding ParA family protein — translation MMKKFAIMTMKGGTGKTTTAVSVAHGLSLTGRRVLLVDCDPQRNSTVTFGVESDRGLDTLLTTGDVEILQVREKFFLIDSGGRKLFEVELKLGLQQGREDRMRDALKNLKGCDYVFCDCPPSMNLININVVRYCDEIIVPVAMDYLSKIGAQQTMKVIDEIKWMTGSTSIGYHILPTFFDSRTKISGEVLDQIREEFKGHLFNTVIRVNTALREAPGNNKTIYEHAPLSRGAFDYYKLTEEILTMYENGN, via the coding sequence ATGATGAAAAAGTTCGCGATCATGACAATGAAAGGCGGCACAGGAAAGACGACTACAGCTGTCAGCGTAGCGCACGGATTATCCCTGACCGGGCGAAGAGTGCTCCTTGTCGATTGCGATCCACAGAGGAATTCAACGGTAACCTTTGGTGTCGAAAGCGATCGGGGGCTTGATACCCTGCTGACGACTGGAGATGTCGAGATCCTTCAAGTAAGGGAAAAATTCTTTCTTATCGATTCGGGAGGGCGAAAACTTTTCGAGGTCGAATTGAAGCTGGGGTTGCAGCAGGGCCGCGAGGACAGGATGCGTGACGCGTTGAAAAATCTGAAAGGTTGCGATTACGTGTTTTGCGACTGCCCTCCGTCTATGAACCTGATAAACATCAATGTGGTGAGGTATTGCGACGAGATAATTGTTCCGGTCGCGATGGACTATCTGTCGAAGATAGGAGCGCAACAGACTATGAAAGTGATCGACGAGATCAAATGGATGACTGGAAGTACTTCAATAGGCTATCATATACTTCCGACTTTTTTTGATTCGAGGACAAAGATATCGGGAGAGGTCCTGGATCAGATAAGGGAAGAATTCAAAGGACATCTCTTCAATACGGTCATCAGGGTCAATACAGCTCTACGCGAGGCTCCTGGAAATAACAAGACGATATATGAACATGCTCCTCTGTCGAGAGGCGCGTTTGATTATTATAAACTGACAGAAGAGATACTTACCATGTATGAAAACGGGAATTGA